The nucleotide window ATCGTACCAAAATATAAGCCTTGTAGCATGTACTTGTACTTGCTGCATTTGTGGCACGCACTCCATGCACATTTCTGGCACAGAGTCGATGGAAAATTAAGTGATTCTACATAAATTGGAATTATGATAAATACACAATAAAAGTTCATTTCATATCTATATTAAATACATAACAATATGTAACTGTTAAACTACGACTATAGAAAAGTGGCTTCTGGTCCACATTATGTTGTGTTACGTAATGTTAACAATAAAAACCCTCCGTGTAGTCCCATCCTTTGGTCATTTGTGTACATTTTTTATTTGGAAGAATTTCTTTTAACATCTAGGGTTTATCAACTGCACTGTGGCCCTTCTCTAGCCTAATACCAGGATGTGATTCGAACAGATTTGTAAATTATGGCTTTTTCAGCTCTGTGACCAGTGTCCAATAGTTTTTCTCTTGAAACTAGCAAATGATATACAGATGATACTAGAATTGTGTTTACAATTACGATAAGAAAGCACTTTTGTTGAACAGGAACATGTGCATTGATGATAGCAGgtttcagcaatatttgtagAGAAGTAAACCACGCACTTTCCCTCTGTAATCTATGGTGTCCCTATAGGGCCATGTGCAAATGCGCAACAGCGCGTTTCTTTAAACGCGctgtcacgctaacacacaatACGCCGTCGCACTATAACAAAACATTCCGTCTCGCTATCATACACACACCGTCTCGCTATCATAAACACGCCTTCTCGCTATCATAAACACACCGTCTTGCTATCATAAACACACCTTCTCGCTATCATCAATACACCATCGCGCTATCATGCGatcacacaacacgccgtcgttCTTTTCATCAATCACACAACACATTGTCGCATTTTCACGCTAACCCATAACACGCACAGTGCGTGTTAGCTGGATGGCACAGCGACGACGTGTTTGGAGATCATGTGATAGTGTGACGGTGTGTCATGGGATAGTGTGACTGCGTTTCATGTGATAGTGTGACGGCGTGTCGTGTGATAGTGTGACGGcgtggtgtgtgatagtgtgACGGCGTGTCGTGTGATAGTGTGACGGTGTATTGTGTGATAGTGTGACGGCGTGTCGTGTGATAGTGTGAAGGCGTGTCGTGTGATAGTGTGACGGCGTGTCGAGTGATCGTGTGACGGCGTGTCGTGTGATAGTGTGGCGGTGTATTGTGTGATAGTGTGACGGCGTGGTGTGTGTTAGTGTGACGGCGTGTCGTGTGATAGTGTGACGGCGTGTCGTGTGATAGTGTGACGGTGTATTGTGTGATAGTGTGACGGCGTGGTGTGTGTTAGTGTGACGGTGTGTCGTGTGATAGTGTGACGGTGTGTCGTGTGATAGCGTGACGGCGTGTCGTGTGTTAGCGTGATAACGCATTTCAATAAACGCGCTATTGTGCTCTTGTACATGGCTCTGTTGGGGATACCATAGATAGCTGTTGACAATCAACTTTAATGTTAAAGTCAATGCTGTGAAGGACTTATATTCTGACACTGCAGCCCTGGGATACTTTGATAGAGAGAAtatggtatatatttttttttacagtaacCTATATCTCGAGTTGAATCTGAGGACTTACCTTGCTTTCTATACCTTAGAATTGAAAGCACGATTGAATCCCGGCTCCTTCATACTCTATGCATGATATACTATACCTCAATGACATACATTGCAAATTTTCATTATATCTTAATGAACTTTCAGAGTATGGTGTTagagatttgtaaacaattacacTAATGATAAAAaggtagataacgaacagtgatcactctcacaATTCCTATAAAAGTACAAAATTAGAAGtaccaaagaaaatgtgaatataacgaacagtgatcaatctcataattcctataagcaatacaaaatagagagtagggcaaacacagacccctgaatataccagatgtggtcaggtgccaaggaggagtaagcgtttCTTGGTGATCGCTTATATCCACCGTGAGctctataccttgatcaggaagacggagtaatctgtagtcaaaatcagtttgtaaagaacgacctaacaattggtatgaaacacgtcagacaaccttcgacctaatgacaggttgtattggtttagaccattataacaaccatatattttgaaatgcagACTTTGaaggagactgttgaaccccctgtaacatcaactgatTTTTCCGTAACCTGTATCGATTTAAAACATgttcttgcgtatcaaatcagttgacaaacacaatatgcaggtgatagtggaatatcgctatataaatatggaaatatggagaagctgaagtcatctaGTTTGTCATAAGGTGGAGTTGTTAGACTGACATCAACATCTACGccttcaataaaatatacaaatattgaagCAGAATAAGGAAGACTATGGTGtctttttatttcgagttcagtGGAATATactgaatcgacatatgaacaTCTAAACTACAGTCCACAACCAGCATTTGTACTATGATAACACATAGTCCCGAACTCCCCAACATTCTACAATTTACAACTGGCATTAAAATAGTCCTTTACTCAAAACAACAGCAAATATCTATTTGAAATGGAATTTCAAACATCAAAGTTGAAACCTAGTCAGCTGACTAAGTCTGTCATTCCTGTCACGTGATCGCCCACCGAGAAATGCACTACAGATAACGAACATGTatctaaataaatattcaatttaatGTTATCTGTGTATGTACACACAAAGGCGACTAAACAATGGACAACAAGTGTCCATTTCCATATGTAAACATGGTATAAACTGGTTCACACAGGCTTTGGTTTACCTAAATTAACTAATCTTAGATTAATTTAATCCATATATCTATGTCGCATCGTGTTCACAATGAAATTCTCAATTGGATTACTTTAATCTACTGTGGGTTAAATTGGGTTCACATAACCCACTTACAAAGATAAAAAGTAatcaattgtaaaaaaaaaagaaaaaaaaaaaaaaaaaaaaaaaaagtgaataaATAAAAAGTCAGTGCATATTTATCTTTTTCATTGTTAAGTCAGCTCAATGCGAGTGCGTCGTGAGTTAACCAATCATGACCCGAGTTAATGTGGATTAACTTTGCTGTGTAAACCGTCCTTTAAATATTACACGATGACTAGATATAATACATAACATAATAAAACGTTTGAAAGTACGGTACACCAAGACTGATTCGTATTGCACAACGTGGATGGCGCTCTGCACACATCTGgagttaaaaaattctaaatggACTTGTCTGTAATAAATAGTTTAACTAaatcaaatatgtatataaatatcacAGAGGTAGGGCGATATCACAGCCACGCGAGTAttgcttcttcttttttcttttttttttgtaatcgGTATATTTTCGCTGAGTATACGAGTTCGTGTCATGGAAGACCTTCAAACAAAGAGCGCATAGTTTATAGATGTTTTGTTTTGAGACAATGATCGTGGTTACGTCCCTTGTGAATGCTTGCCTTGAGATCCGCCTGAGACAGAGTCCTGAGATCCGCCACTCATGCGGACTTTTTAGCGTCCCCGTTCCGTGCTTTGTTCGCCTCCGAGTCCTCGAAGTTCCAATCTACCGGCGTGATCATCTGCTGCGTCTTTTTGTACGTCCAATATGGCGTCATCAGGAAGGTTACAAGGATCAGCTGAATGTACAGAAACGAGAAGATAGACAACGGCATGGCGGTCCAGATCCGCTCCCAATGCTTATAAGTCAAATACCATATGAAGCATTCCACCACGGAGCGGAGGTGGAAAGTGTGGACAAGTATGAATTGGTTGGCGCGCCACAGCAGCGAGTCGGCCTTTCCCGCCTTAAGGACAGTCCAACAGAGAGCAGAAAACGGCGTGCTCATCTCCAAAATCAGTCCTTTTGTACCGAAGCAGTGCGCAGCCTCCGTAACCATAAGAGTGGAGTATCCTAGTAACGATAACCAGTGGTGAATGTTCAAGAGAATGCTGACCTTTCTGTAGATTATATCAGAAACCATAATGGCACCGCACTCAAATATAAAGAATCCCACAGTGATGGTGAGCGCGAAGTAGCTAGTAGGACTAGTGGCGAACACCGGATCTTTTTCTAACTCCGTATCGACAAAAATCGCCCAGAGTCCAACAATCGTACAGAAAATCCCGTACGCAGCACGTACTACCGCCAGCTTCCAAAACATTTTCTCTTTCTCGCGCAAGTTTCTGTACGTCCACGTCGTCATAGAAATCAACCCAGTCATGACGTAGAGCGCCGAGTAGACCAGAAAGGAAGCGAAGATGAGGGAAAGCTTCACCGACCACTTCCGGTAATCTAACTCCGCCAGGCCAGGGTGAATGTGTTCCACGAGTCCCATGACGACCTACAATAGAACCAGGAATGTAATGAGTGTAAGCGCCGTTATTTTACAGCCTTGTGAAGTTTAAGCGCTGTATGATTGGGGAAGGGGTAAATTTCGCAGTCTTGTGAAGTGAAAGCGCTGTATGATGGTGGGGTAAATTTTGTACAGCCCTGTGAAGTGTAAGTGCTatatgatgggggggggggggtattttgtACAGCCTTGTAAAGTGTAACCGCGGTATGATTGGGGAGGgctttttttgggggggggggggggggcttgtaCAACCTTGTGAAGTCTGAACGTTGTGTGATAGGGGGTTCTACAGCTTTGATTACAAACCATTATTACAACGAACTGCCCATGGTGCATAAACATATAAAAAGATCGCTGTATCTGACGTAGCACCAGTTCCCTAATCATACACAGTATTTCATTTATACCCATGTGTTTTACCGCTAAGTGAACAGTTTGTTTCAGATACGGAAAAATTATTTGTCTTGacatgaatttcataataaagAGATGCTACAGCTAATTTTTTACATCTTCATTGAGTGAACgggatatttaaaaaaaatctaaaggaGCTTTAATATTTCTATAAGACAATTTATTTCCCATggaatatttgaatataaaatgctaacaagaaaatcaatatcctgtacaattttatcaaaatccCGTTCATTTTCactaagaaatatattttcctGTAGGAATTACTAggatttaaagaaaatgtttgtttttcaaaGGTGTGTTGTTTTGATTTCGTTCGcgtctttcatttcatttttaaagaagAGTATATGCCTTTTTGTCCCCTTGTCATGCGTTACTCCGAGAAGGTGTTTGTAACTTGATGAGTTGTGCCCTTGTGCTTtccgagagaaaaaaaaaattctctacCTTTCTCTTCAAGATTTTTCTTaaatattcccatgtaaatctTCAAGCGTCTGGGTTCCACTCCCATCATAGAGTTAACATATACAAATCAACAATGTACGAAACAGTGTCTTGAAATCATTATATTCAGAAACTTTCCTGCGAGTTGTGGAATATATATAGGTTCTAATttagtggttcttcagaaaaGGGtaaattgaagaagaaaaaacccaccATCATCTTACCTTCACCTTGTTGTGATTTCTTTGGTTAGATTAGGCCTAGTCATTTTTGAGAAGAAATCGAAATGTAGAAAGTTTAGCGACAaaaataatcaggaaaattaCTCGGGCTTTTATCTTCAAGAGGATCGAACCTGAGTTCTTTAGAATTGTCAATTCGTTtggaagtatttttttttttttcaatttctttcttaaaggggaattttttttcttcaaaggaagagaaagaaaacaaagcTCATgttgcttgttattgagctacactATTTTAGATTTGACCCTTTTCAATAAACAATACTTTTGCTTTATTTGCGTAAACAATTTTATCTGTTGGTATCttacaacataagcaacacaaattaaTCATTACACTAAACAAATACACACTCATATTTTCGAACAATATAGATATGGAAAAGTTTAATGCTTGTATATAACATCCAAATGCTTAATTATTCGATCTGTTTCCGTTTAAATTATACATTTTCCCTATTTGTATTGCATATTTTATCATTTGTGttgtactttttaaatttttgctCTATAATCATCAATTTCTATTATCATCTAGTTATATTCTATAATattccatttgtattttatatttcctatttgtaatatattgttttcatttgtattctatattcgttattcatattgtatactttccatttgtattatatcatGTATACATATAGTTAACAATCTGTATTGTGTATTATTTCAGTTTGTATTGTGGGTTAAGTCCATTGCTATTTGATAACACACATTATTTGTAGtctataattaaaatatttttcattttcacgATGGATTTTAAAATTGCTGGAAAGTTTTCAGGCGGTTCAGAGTAATGGCGACACCCCTTACGCACTAGTATAGTGCCAGTAGTGGTGTggagaggggagggggggggggataaatttGTAAGCACAACTACATATGGGCAATTACAGAACACGATTGGAAAAGATCGAATAttgtaactttttaaaaataattaccCTTTTGCACTTAATTTTTAGGATTgcacatacattgtataatatTATAGTCTTGCCTCAAAATCTTAAATGAAACTTATGaaagtttgtgtgtgtgtgaggggggaggggggttatagattacatttttgaattattgaccAAAGAACGAAATTATGAATGGGCAAATTTATGTAGACGTTTTAAAAAATCGTTGTTTATTTTCctaatatatcaaccaaatgaACGAATTTACAGCATTTGAATTTATTCACAGTTTTTCTTACTTGTATCAAAAATTACTGAATGGAAATCCCTCCGCCACAAAATGTAGGCCTTTTCAaactctttcaaaatttgaatcaacataaaaaaaatccaactGAATTGGtaagaaatgtaaaatttatatttggACCAATGGAATAAGTATTGAACCATTACCCACAGCCACACAGTTATTGCACCCTGCGCGGTTTCCTGTGCGGTTGTTAGGTAACTTCCTGTTATAAGTGAGTTACGTGTAAGAGACTACACGATCCCTGTTTCTATGGTCTAAGTAGTGATTTCCACCAGGATGCTTCACTTTCTACACACTGAGTGAGGCATTCTGAAGTGTTCCTGTCATTATGTAAggattaaaatatttgtttgtgtaATGGGGCATCAAGGGGGTTAATTTGTATATGTAGTTCAATTGTCAGATTCTGTggaaatacccccccccccctaatgcTACCATTGTTTATCTCCCATCATATACACAAATTCTAGATATTTACTCAATATATCAATTGTGTGATAtacaatgcttcaatgccaAGTTCAAAGGTCACTTACGCGTCACAGTGCCTTCTATCGATATTTGAATTTGgtgaatttatacatgtatacacaccaCGTGGTGTGTACTCGTGTAAAGGTCTTAACAAGAGCTGAATGGAGCGTCTGAGGAGCGAGAGTACAGAGATTAACTTGTAAGCGATAAactaaaatatctataatccgATTAACAGATAAATTAATCTCGATGCTAAATCTTCAGGCTCCGAATGTAAACGTTTCTATgataaagtgaagataacgaacagtgataaaacTCAAAATTCCTATAAAACCAGAATGAAATATATGTGTTTCTTTTTCACAATTAGGTAGAGTAGGCTGAggtaggtaaaacattttatctGAATTACTAAGTTTTTGATACGCTTTGAATACaggtctatatacatgtacattacagaTACTTTTGAATcattttgaagatcaatagTAGTCGAAATGTAAATCAGAGAAACTCGAATGCAATAAGAAAAAAGATCCAGTTTGAAAATTCCAGATTATTATTTTACTtccatgtatatacatgtatgtcgtcAATAGAATACTTAGGGTTGGCAGCAAAAGCGTACAAATGTAGGTAGGGCAGCAAAACCGTACAAATGTAGGTAGGGTCGGGAACCCGGGAACACACATATATCTTATTTTGGTAATTAAGGGGAtggcaaagacggacccctagacataccagaggcgggatcacgcgcctaagaagagtaagcaccccctgttgaccgctcacacccgccttgaaatatatatctcgatcaggtaaacggagtaattggtatgttaaaggacacatctcgtgttttcaaagtatacagaattatatgcattttgtcttccttgtgcttatagaaattaattgtaataatctaacaattggtatgaacaGAAATTAATGTAGCAGGAACAAGGTTGACAGATTGACAGTATTTGAACATTAATGGTTGTCAAGCTTGTTGTGTGTAGATAGTGAATGCACCATGATGTACAGTTCATTAATAATACATGCCATTACTCGTTTGTACTGATAATTTTataaccaccccccccccccccaacaaggAGGGCAAACGAATCGTAAATACAATGCAAGAGctaatttgattaattaaacATAATTTAAGACCGGGTTACCTTATATTTGTAGTCCGGACGATTAGAGTCACTTTCTTGCAACGGAAGAGTATGTTTGGCGGGGTAGGGTCAGTCTATCGCCTGTAATAATTTTTAACTACGAGTCCTGCCCTGTGAAGTCCCTGATTTCCACCCTAATGACGGACTGAAATCAATAACTTGGCCGCTACTATCTGATGGCGAATCACGAGAATGATAACACGAGGGTGCATGTGTACGAAGGGACTCCATATCAAAATGTTATCACGTCAAATAGCGCATGGTCAAACACGAGAGACGGTCCTACCTATCGTGTAAATAATGACCGGCGTCTATATAAGTGTACATAGACCGGAAACATGGAGATTGtcacagtggcggatctaattAACTgtagtggcggatctagaagTTACTAAGGATGTAACTACACTCCTttggttgaattattttttaattaccaATTAAAAGGTCATTTTGTGCATTTCTGCGATCTTTTGTTTCGGGGGCGGAAAAGGTACTATCTAGGGTATGAACACTCATCTTATTGAAATTTTTCTGCAGTCACACCTGTGTCAGAAATTACAGACTAGGTGGGGCGGATTCAGCTATTTCTGTGGGTAATGATTTCAGCAGGAGGCCAGTTACATGCATTGTATGTGTGATCACATTGAGTGAAAATAACGACCAGAAACGTGACGGTCAACGGGTTCGTTTATATGGTTTTTATAGttttcaatctacatgtatagatgatTGCGTTAATTGTGTCGAAGGTAAATCACTTGGTAGCGAGTAGAAAAATAGAAAGTATGAAGTGACATTTTCTATTTTCCCTACTATGTGTCGCtatttaagtacatgtactagtctCTGTAAGAACCATGCAAAAGTGTGTTTTTGTTCACTTTGCAATTCACTGTACGCTGGTTGCTATGGAAAcccaaatatttaattttccaTAGCAACCGTTGTCGCACAGAATTTTTACTTTGTATgttattatatatcattgtaACGATGAGTTGTGGAAATTTTCGTTAAAATCCAAGATTATCAGTATGCCACCTTCTGCATGATTCTTATAGGGAGTAGTacttaaataaaatatgtgaaaTGTACTTTTTCTATTTTTCTCCCGTATTTCTCACTTTCTTTATTGGTCTTGAAATCTTAAACCAACACGTGGATAACTGAGAAGCGAAATGCATGAACAGACCTGTGTGTATATTTCTATCTGATCTGATAATGAAATGGAGAACTTGGACAGCAGTATTATCGGGCCCGTCACAACGCAATCTCTGTTATATAATCAGACCTTTGTATGTATACacgaatgacgtcacaattacaatatattattaCATTATATCTAGGTATGCATCAGGAATTTTCATTAAAGTATCTACTAAAGATAAAAACATACTCAGTACCTCTGTACTAACATATTGTGACTAATAAGTACGAATTgtataattacaaaatgtacattctACTAACAGCCACTTATATATTACACACTGGAGTACCGGTGAAACATGGATCAATAAATCTTCGTTTATCAATTGGGGATTATGAATTACTAAAATTGGATGACGCCTATTTTATCTAAGGGGTATATGTCTAGAGAATACAATAGTAACTGAcatccaatattttttttgctACATTGAGGTTTTTATGTATAGCaaatttactgattttttttattttatttgtgaCAGCTTCTATACTGTGCCCCAAACAGACCAAGAGATTAACAGCCCggggattttttaaaaaagttttctgattttatttcttgTAAAGTTACCTATAGTAGTTTAAATTTTGTTGTATAGATTATGAATGGGTATCGGtttaacattttaaacaaatgtcaAATTAAATATCATACAGTGTATACTATTCTTATAATCTTTTGAGAAAGGAAGAGGTTGTCGTCAAGGTGATATATATGGAATCTCcatatttattcaaatgattCGTAGGTATTGCGGTACATGTGATACGGCAAATGAAGATTCAGTAACTGTACAAGAATGATTAAGACTAGGAAGTTAAAACATGCGTACAACAATTTCCTGATTTTATTGGTTTATTTTCAGAAAGAAGTCACCCTAGACACTTTGCGATGATTCTGGATTACAATGGACGACAAATCATTtctatgttgttgttttttctgttTTAGGTACGCAAAACATCCGGACAACCTGGAAAAATGattgaattttaaagaaaatcttaTTTCAAAAGGATATACAGGCCTAATGCATCGATCTAAAAAAAACATTCTAGCAATTTGCAAAATTCCTATGACACTTGACATATTTTCTATAAGCATCAGTACTGTTGATGAAATGCCAAAATTATTTATCTATATgactgaaaatgaaagtaaattcaGCTATCTTCAACTTACATTTTAGCGTAAATACTTAATATCAGAAGTAATTTGACATGGCCTCAAATGATGTTTAAAGGAAAGATATgtctcaaaattatttttgtcgTAAAGCATCTCGAGAAAgccatttcatttctttctacatgagggtatgaactgcacgCTTATGAACGCCAGCATACTTCTTGAAGCGCcttgatttatttcttatagctctatttacattctattatcatttctgttggaatttccagtcgttaaaatagacgaACTATATTTAGCAAGATTCATACTCGCATTGTTGACAACCACAGCGCATTCATGAGGTTATCATTATAATTTGTGaagatatcaaaggtaaaaacaagataaaaacattgtaaaaaaaaatgtcgacAAACGTGTAATGTGAAATCAACATGTGAAACATTTATCGTGTAAATGATATACAACAAAAGCGTTCGCATTTGTTTGAATGTTGGGATGTTCGTTATCGCTGAAGGTCAATCGTTCGCGCAAGGTCGTGTAATCATGTAATTATGTGTTGTGCGGGGTCATGTATTGTACAGGTAGGTACGACTTGTCAGTGATAACGTCGTCTGCCATTTAATGTTCAGTGCAGCTACATACCAATAAACATTTAATGGAACGAGAGACATTACAAAATTTCAATAGATCATGAGAATGAAAGAAATTGATGATTTGGAATAAATGTTTAGGTTGTTTTCATTAATGGCAGTACCAAAACAATAGAAGCAACATTTAGACAAATCTTTACAATTCATTATATCGTTACAGTCCTTGTGAGTACAATGTACTCTTAcatgcctttttttttttgattatATAAAATCAAAGACCAAAGTTATTTACCTATGTTCATGTGTGAATATACAATATGTAGTAAAATGCCCAAAAATAAAAAGTACAATGCATATGCTGTATTCTAATATGATGAATGTGGAAAATATTCTATAAATAGAACTGCTAGATCTCCATCCCCTTAAGAAGATATGGCAATACGAATCAAGTAACGTTTACCAGTAATTACTCATTAGTACAGAAAGTTTCCCGGGTGCATCGCCACATATACAAACGGGTCAACATTAGTTCAAGATCAAATCTTATATCGACTTTAAGGATGTTCTCTCCTggtttgaatatttcagaagAATCAAACTTTTTGGATAAACCATTTTAACTGATACATCTTTATCAGAAAGACAATTTAAACATAAGAAAGGGGTATGCTAGTGCAAAATTAGAGCCACCCAAAGTCAAAGCTGAAACTAATTTTTTCCCTTGAAAATCACCAATTTCCACAAGAAACACactgaaaaaatattaatgacagaATAATGTTGATTTTCTTTTAATCATGAAAAGCAATCGTAATTGATAATTTTGATAACTTGTACATAAAATGTATCACCAATTCTCCAAGTAAGGTAATATCTTTTACCTATATTGACTTTAAGGtcatagcttttttttttttttttttttttatctatattggCTTTAAGGAAtagtttttgttctgttttgttCGGTACTCGCATTACTATCtgttaaaagtttaaaatgtgtattgatTTCAATTTATTAGAGTAAAAACTAAGAAATcgtcaaataaaatatataggtcatcacaccttttaagatgcgagacatatATATCAACCtcagaaaattgtaattttccttcaacagcattatcaaaatttcacaaaaactggttataacgATATACCGGTAATAGTATTCAaaatagtttcatgaaattatttctgtacaaaactattcaaaatttctgttgaaaataaagaaaatttatcGCACAATGAACTTGATTAAGGATTCAATGAAAAccgagttattgcccttggattcagtATTTTGAAACATGTTATTgattatttagatatatatataacttagacttttgaatattttatgtttaacaagatGTTTTACACTAACCACTGGAAAAGACTCCAGCAAAATGTATAGATTTCGCAACGTTTAATGAAGGTTGAACGACTTCTGGTCAGAGAGTACACAAATTCAAAGAGGAATTTAAAGCTGGGAAAGTAATGTTAACCTGGGTGTATATAGAACATCACAAATATACTGGTATAGGTGTATATAGAACATTACAAATATACCGGTATAGGTGTATATAGAACATCACAAATATACTGGTATAGGTGTATATAGAACATTACAAATATACCGGTATAGGTGGATATAGAACATCACAAATATACCGGTATAGGTGTATATAGAACATTACAAATATACCGGTATAGGTGTATATAGAACATGACAAATATACCGGTATAGATGTATATAGAACATCACAAATATACCGGTATAGGTGTATATAGAACATCACAAATATACCGGTATAGGGGTATATAGAACATCACAAATATACCGGTACAGGTGTATATAGAACATTACAAATATACCGGTACAGGTGTATATAGAACATCACAAATATACCGGTATAAGTTTATATAGAACATCACAAATATACCGGTATAGGTGTatataaaatctgaaaaatgtTATGGAGTTATATAAAACCATGACATACAAAgcaaattttgtgaaattcaaTCCGGTTCCAATGTCCTTGGTTGCGACTTCAGGGATCCCGGTGTGTAGACCATGTTAAGAGAAAGGAAGTGCCTGTCTTCACATTACACTTACAAACCACCTGCCCTTACAATAACACTACACATAAATCTACTTCAATGCTCTTCTCCGCGGAGAGCTACAGCCCACAGTATATACAATCCCGTTCTTGTTGTGTGGGATTGTGCATTGGTTTATATAACACATTAAAAAATAACCAACTCCATCACGTAACTTTCATCAATTATGTCGTACTGTTGGCGCTCTGAAACAAACTATCATGTCAGATGCAATCATCGCTATCCTTGGcatttatgaattaaaataaaaaaaa belongs to Ostrea edulis chromosome 7, xbOstEdul1.1, whole genome shotgun sequence and includes:
- the LOC125653463 gene encoding protein CLN8-like isoform X2; the protein is MGLVEHIHPGLAELDYRKWSVKLSLIFASFLVYSALYVMTGLISMTTWTYRNLREKEKMFWKLAVVRAAYGIFCTIVGLWAIFVDTELEKDPVFATSPTSYFALTITVGFFIFECGAIMVSDIIYRKVSILLNIHHWLSLLGYSTLMVTEAAHCFGTKGLILEMSTPFSALCWTVLKAGKADSLLWRANQFILVHTFHLRSVVECFIWYLTYKHWERIWTAMPLSIFSFLYIQLILVTFLMTPYWTYKKTQQMITPVDWNFEDSEANKARNGDAKKSA
- the LOC125653463 gene encoding protein CLN8-like isoform X1, which codes for MFKVVMGLVEHIHPGLAELDYRKWSVKLSLIFASFLVYSALYVMTGLISMTTWTYRNLREKEKMFWKLAVVRAAYGIFCTIVGLWAIFVDTELEKDPVFATSPTSYFALTITVGFFIFECGAIMVSDIIYRKVSILLNIHHWLSLLGYSTLMVTEAAHCFGTKGLILEMSTPFSALCWTVLKAGKADSLLWRANQFILVHTFHLRSVVECFIWYLTYKHWERIWTAMPLSIFSFLYIQLILVTFLMTPYWTYKKTQQMITPVDWNFEDSEANKARNGDAKKSA